The following proteins are encoded in a genomic region of Candidatus Korarchaeota archaeon NZ13-K:
- a CDS encoding GIY-YIG nuclease family protein — protein sequence MSCVKGSYALIMRSKGGSLKIGSLGDFEVPEGTLVYVGSAYGPGGLMARVSRHLRRGKRLRWHVDYLTESEIVKVEEVLALPNVSEEELFCVLMMFGDPIIPGFGCSDARGHLTHLFKLDDPTPLRDFLRRRYQLQEIFPRPDRPV from the coding sequence TTGAGCTGCGTCAAGGGATCCTATGCCCTTATCATGAGGTCGAAGGGAGGCTCCCTGAAGATAGGGAGCCTGGGGGACTTCGAGGTACCGGAGGGGACGCTCGTTTACGTCGGCTCGGCCTACGGACCCGGTGGGCTCATGGCCAGGGTCTCCAGGCACCTCAGGAGGGGGAAGCGCCTGAGGTGGCACGTGGATTACCTGACCGAGAGCGAGATAGTGAAGGTTGAGGAGGTCCTGGCGCTACCTAATGTTAGCGAGGAGGAGCTCTTCTGTGTGTTGATGATGTTTGGGGATCCTATAATTCCGGGATTCGGCTGTTCAGATGCCAGGGGACACTTAACGCACCTCTTCAAGCTGGATGACCCTACTCCGCTCAGGGATTTCCTGAGGAGGAGATATCAGCTTCAAGAGATCTTTCCTAGACCAGATCGGCCGGTCTAA